The Listeria cossartiae subsp. cossartiae genome includes a region encoding these proteins:
- a CDS encoding nucleobase:cation symporter-2 family protein, translated as MLGKGKIAALGFQHVLAMYAGAVIVPLLIGGALGFNGEEMTYLVSIDIFMCGIATLLQLTVNRFFGIGLPVVLGCAVQAIAPIILIGQDMGIGAIYGSIIISGLFVLLIAPFFSKVVRFFPPVVTGSVVTVIGLTLIPVAINNLAGGAGAKDFGSMYNLGLGFGTLLLIILVYRFGQGFSKAIAVLIGLVGGSLFAALYKGISFGPVSEASWFHMPKPFYFGTPTFEWPAIITMILIALVSMVESTGVYFALSDITERKLSQKDLTRGYRAEGLAIMLGGVFNTFPYTAYSQNVGLVQLSGIKTRKVIYAAAGFLIVLGLIPKIGAVTTIIPTPVLGGAMVAMFGMVVAQGIKMLGKVNFTSQENLLIIACAVGVGLGVTVVPDLFNAFPAFVRLFTSNGIVAGSVTAIALNIIFNMIPHRKDKKATNPEPQHAE; from the coding sequence ATGTTAGGTAAAGGGAAAATTGCAGCTTTAGGATTTCAACATGTTTTAGCGATGTACGCTGGAGCAGTTATCGTGCCACTGTTAATTGGTGGGGCGCTAGGTTTTAACGGAGAAGAAATGACATACTTAGTGTCGATTGATATTTTTATGTGCGGGATTGCAACATTGCTACAACTGACGGTTAATCGCTTCTTTGGGATTGGTTTGCCGGTTGTACTTGGATGTGCGGTTCAAGCCATTGCGCCAATTATTTTGATTGGCCAGGATATGGGTATTGGCGCGATTTACGGATCGATTATTATTTCAGGACTTTTTGTATTATTAATAGCACCATTTTTCTCCAAAGTTGTTCGATTTTTCCCTCCTGTTGTGACTGGTTCAGTTGTGACAGTGATTGGTTTAACGCTTATTCCAGTGGCGATTAATAATCTTGCTGGCGGGGCTGGGGCAAAAGATTTCGGTTCGATGTATAATCTTGGTCTTGGTTTCGGGACGTTACTGTTAATTATTTTAGTGTATCGTTTTGGGCAAGGTTTTTCGAAGGCAATTGCAGTGTTAATTGGTCTTGTCGGTGGTTCGCTTTTTGCGGCGCTTTACAAAGGGATTTCATTTGGACCGGTGAGTGAAGCAAGTTGGTTCCATATGCCGAAACCGTTTTATTTTGGCACACCGACTTTTGAGTGGCCGGCGATTATTACGATGATTTTAATTGCGCTTGTCAGTATGGTAGAATCGACCGGAGTATATTTCGCTTTATCTGATATTACTGAACGCAAATTATCGCAAAAAGATTTAACTCGCGGTTACCGGGCGGAAGGGCTTGCGATTATGCTTGGCGGGGTATTTAATACATTCCCATATACGGCTTACTCGCAAAACGTTGGACTGGTTCAGCTTTCTGGCATTAAGACACGTAAAGTGATTTATGCGGCAGCTGGTTTCCTTATTGTCCTTGGTTTAATTCCTAAAATTGGGGCAGTGACCACGATTATTCCAACGCCAGTGCTCGGTGGTGCGATGGTCGCGATGTTTGGCATGGTTGTCGCGCAAGGCATTAAGATGCTTGGAAAAGTTAATTTTACTTCCCAAGAGAACTTGCTAATTATTGCTTGTGCGGTTGGTGTTGGCTTAGGTGTAACAGTTGTACCAGATTTATTCAATGCTTTTCCTGCGTTTGTTCGTTTATTTACGAGTAACGGGATTGT